In Megalobrama amblycephala isolate DHTTF-2021 linkage group LG9, ASM1881202v1, whole genome shotgun sequence, the sequence TCTCATTCCACAAACCTCACCTGATTTTCTGTATCTCTGGATATCTGTTTATGCTCCTGAATGtgctgcagtgtgtgtgttccaCTGGTGTCCAGACTAATGATGCTCTCACTACAAGGTCGAACAAACTTCATATCACTCTTTCTGGAGTCAGTAGTGCCACACACCTCATAATTGTACACGTGCTGTAAAGTTCCTGTGCCGCCTACGTCTGCGTAAAGAGGCGGATAATACGGAATAACTGGAAGATTCGCTCCAGATTTGTAAAACATGCGCTCGCGTCTCCATCTGTAGCATTTGACTGACAGTATGGCAATGATAGACACGATAAAGAGAAATGAAACCACAGCCAAGGCCAAGACCAGATAGAAAGTCAGGTTGTCGTTGTATTCCTTGTCATGCGTAAAGTCAGTGAACTCCGTTAGCACTTCAGGGAAGCTGTCCGCCACCGCCACGTTAACATTGACTGTAGCTGATCGAGAGGGCTGCCCGTTGTCCTCCACTACAACAGTGAGTCTTTGTTTGACAGCATCTTTATCTGTGACTTGGCGAACAGTTCTTATTTCTCCATTCTGTAAGCCCACTTCAAACAGCGCCCTGTCTGTGGCTTTGTGCAGTTTATATGAGAGCCAGGCATTCTGACCAGAGTCCACATCAACAGCCACCACTTTAGTCACCAGATAACCCACATCTGCCGAACGAGGCACTATTTCAGCCACCACATTTGCGCCTGACTGGACCGGATACAGAACCTGAGGCGCGTTGTCATTTTGGTCCTGAATGATGATTTTCACGCTCACGTTGCTGCTGAGAGGAGGAGAGCCTCCGTCCTGCGCTTTTACGCGAATGTTAAATTCTTTTGTTTGCTCATAATCAAAAGAACGAACAGCAAGAATGTCTCCGCTCTCTGCATTCACTGAAATATAGGTCGAGGCAGAGACGCCATTCACAAGAACATCCTCTAGAAAATATGAAATACGCGCGTTATTGCCAGAGTCTTTGTCACGCGCTTTAACAGATAAAACAGAGAGTCCGGGGGAATTATTCTCCATCACATATGCGGTGTATGACTGACGCTGAAACACAGGGGCGTTGTCATTGACATCAGAGATTTTCAGAGTCAGTGTTTTATTAGTAGAGAAAGATGGCGAGCCCTCATCAATAGCTGTTACTGTGATATTATATTCTGATATTTTTTCACGGTCTAAAACCTGATCAGTAACTAAAGTGTAGAAATTTGAGGAGGACGATTTGATGCGAAATGGCAAATCTGAATTAACATAGCATTTAAATTGCCCGTTTTTACCGGAGTCTATATCTTTAATATTGAGCATCGCAATCACTGTGTCTGGGGCGGAGTCCTCTGGGATGGGACTGGAGAATGAGATAACGCTGATAACAGGTGCATTGTCATTAACATCAGTCAATTCTATGAGCACTTTACTGTTATCTGTTAGCCCTCCCTTATCCATGGCCTCAAGATTCAGTTCGTATTGCTTTGATTTTTCATAATCCAGCAGGCCATTTACGCAAATTTGCCCTGTGTTTGGATCAATTCTAAAAAGGTCCAAGTCTTTCCCAGAGCTTTGTGAAAACGAATATGTCACCTCACCATACGAACCTTTGTCTTTGTCTGTAGCACTCACGGTCAGCACTGCTGTACCTATCGCTGCATTTTCTGCTAAAGAAACTCTGTACACTGACTGACTGAACGCGGGTGTATTGTCGTTTACATCAATTACTGTGACACTTATTTTAACTGTTCCGGATTTTTGAGGGCTCCCTCCATCAAATGCCGTCAGGGTCAATTTCAGTTCTTCATCTCGCTCCCTGTCTAACGGCGACTGCAAAACCATTTCTACGTATTTTGTACCATCGTTGCGCGATAACTCTTTCAATGAAAAATAATCAGTTGGTATCAGAGTATATCTTTGGAGCGTATTCAAGCCAACATCAGGATCGTGCGCACTGTCTAAAGAAAAACGAGCACCGGGAACGGCAAGCTCACTTATCTGAAAGTTTATCTCTTTTCTAGTAAAAACAGGAGCATGGTCATTGATATCTAATATTTCCACATCAATTCTATGCAGCTCCATGGGGTTTTCTAGAATGATCTGAAAATGTAAGGAGCAGGGAGACACTTGGGCGCACAGCTCCTCTCTATCTATCCTCTCTTTCACTATCAGCGTCCCTTTATCCACATTCAGACCGATGTACTCACGACTGTCCTCCGTGAAGATCCGCGCTCGACCAGATTTCAGCCTCTTAACATCCAAACCGAGATCCTGAACGATATTTCCCACCAGCGAGCCCTTTGTCATCTCCTCTGGAATAGAATAACGGACCTGCCCGCGCGCAACGGCCATGACAAAGACGCAGAGCACGAGAGGCTGCATTAGCCATGATGAAATCCGCGTCGAAGATGCGCCTCTTTGGGCGTAAAAATAACAAAGAATCGACATCATCCAAATCTGCTATTCCACTAAAGATGAAAAGACGAAGAACAAAAGATTCAGAAAGATTGAATTGTATCATCCGAAAACACAGAGCAGCGAATGTCTCGACGCTTCAGTGTTAAAGAGACCGTGTGAATGAAAGAGATATTCTGCAGAATGTGATGTCAGAAAGTGGAGGAGGATCTAAAAACGAGTGTTTAAAGCTGGAACATACTGACCAACAGCGGCACTTAGTGCATCAGAGAAATATTACACTGAAAAATACTGttgaagagaaacacaaaaacTATATGAACTGCGACCATTGTGGTATACATTTAGCGTTAAAACAgctgaaatataattaaaaagtttgtttgaaaGGAACAccaaaaaatataatgaaaggAAAATAGTAAAaagcaaaacataaaatataaaatagacTTTAAATAATGTAGGAACAATTCATTATGACTCACTCATGCGCGCGCACACAGAAACCTCTTACTTGACTGAGTGCAAAtggaaaaatatgtattttaaagacTATGCATGTAATTTCCTATTAAGTATTGAAAAGTTAGGGTTTTAGTATGaaaaaaagtgtgaaaaaaTGTAGTCACCAACATGATACCAGTACATTTCAACTACAGCTGCCAGTGTTTTTTCTATCAGTCGGGAAAAAAACACAGTGCCCCTATAACAAAACTGAGGAGGtcagaaagagaaaaataataaataaaaaaaagacaccAAAGGCATATTCATAACCATTTACTCGAGCTCACCTGATCAAAAGAATCATCATtattcagtctctctctctgcgcatgcgtgagtgtgtgtgttccacTGGTGTCCAGACTAATGATGCTCTCACTGCAAGGTCTGGCGTATTTCAGATCACTCTTTCTGGAGTCAGTGGTTCTGCAAACCTCATAATTGTACACGTGCTGTAAAGTTCCTGTGCCGCCTACGTCTGCGTAAAGAGGCGGATAATACGGAATAACCGGAAGATTCGCTCCAGATTTGTAAAACATGCGCTCGCGTCTCCATCTGTAGCATTTGACTGACAGTATGGCAATGATAGACACGATAAAGAGAAATGAAACCACAGCCAAGGCCAAGACCAGATAGAAAGTCAGGTTGTCGTTGTATTCCTTGTCGTGCGTAAAGTCAGTGAACTCCGTTAGCACTTCAGGGAAGCTGTCCGCCACCGCCACGTTAACATTGACTGTAGCTGATCGAGAGGGCTGCCCGTTGTCCTCCACTACAACAGTGAGTCTTTGTTTGACAGCATCTTTATCTGTGACTTGGCGAACAGTTCTTATTTCTCCATTCTGTAAGCCCACTTCAAACAGCGCCCTGTCTGTGGCTTTGTGCAGTTTATATGAGAGCCAGGCATTCTGACCAGAGTCCACATCAACAGCCACCACTTTAGTCACCAGATAACCCACATCTGCCGAACGAGGCACTATTTCAGCCACCACATTTGCGCCTGACTGGACCGGATACAGAACCTGAGGCGCGTTGTCATTCTGGTCCTGAATGATGATTTTCACGCTCACGTTGCTGCTGAGAGGAGGAGAGCCTCCGTCCTGCGCTTTTACGCGAATGTTAAATTCTTTTGTTTGCTCATAATCAAAAGAACGAACAGCAAGAATGTCTCCGCTCTCTGCATTCACTGAAATATAGGTCGAGGCAGAGACGCCATTCACAAGAACATCCTCTAGAAAATATGAAATACGCGCGTTATTGCCAGAGTCTTTGTCACGCGCTTTAACAGATAAAACAGAGAGTCCGGGGGAATTATTCTCCATCACATATGCGGTGTATGACTGACGCTGGAACACAGGGGCGTTGTCATTGACATCAGAGATCTTCAGAGTCAGTGTTTTATTAGTAGAGAAAGATGGCGAGCCCTCATCAATAGCTGTTACTGTGATATTATACTCTGAGATCATCTCCCGATCCAAAAGCTCATCAGTGACTAAACTGTAGAAATTTGGGGTTGATGACTTTATTTTAAACGGCAAATTCTGAGGAATGAAGCACTTAACTATTCCGTTTTTCCCCGAATCTAAATCTTTGACATTCAGCATTGCTATCACAGTCTCTGGCGCTGAATTCTCCGGCACTGGGTTAGAAAATGAAATTACGCTTATTATAGGAGCATTATCATTTATATCAGTAATTTCAATATGCACTTTAGTGGTATCTCGTAATCCTCCTTTGTCTGTTGCTTCCACagataattcatattttttggATTTCTCGAAATCTAATAGGCCATTAACTGTAATATCTCCAGAACTGGAATCAATTTGGAAAAGACCAGAAGAGCTTTCACTGCTCTGAGAGAAAGAATACATAATCTCTCCATTAGATCCAATATCTCCATCAGTTGCACTAACGCTTAACACAGTCGATCCTTTAGAAAAATTCTCTGGAATTGAAGCTCTATAGACCGACTGACTGAAAACAGGTGCATTGTCATTTGCATCTAAAACAATAACGTTTATCTTGATAGTGCCCGTTTTTTGAGGGGTTCCGCCATCGAATGCAGTTAAGATCAATTTATGTTCCTCCATAGACTCTCTGTCTAAagttttttgtaaaattatctcTACGTACTTTGTGTCGTCGAGGTGAGTAGGTATTTTAACTGTGAAATGATCAGACGGAGTTAATTTATATGTCTGAAGAGAATTTAGACCAACATCAGGATCATTAGCGCTATCGATTGAATATCGAGCCCCAGACAAAGCAGATTCACTCATTTGAAAAGTAATCTCCTTTTTCTTGAAAACAGGAGCATGATCATTGATATCTAATATTTCCACATCAATTCTATGCAGCTCCATGGGGTTTTCTAGAATGATCTGAAAATGTAAGGAGCAGGGAGACACTTGGGCGCACAGCTCCTCTCTATCTATCCTCTCTTTCACTATCAGCGTCCCTTTATCCACATTCAGACCGATGTACTCACGACTGTCCTCCGTAAAGATCCGCGCTCGACCAGATTTCAGCCTCTTAACATCCAAACCGAGATCCTGAACGATATTTCCCACCAGCGAGCCCTTTGTCATCTCCTCTGGAATAGAATAACGGACCTGCCCGCGCGCAACGGCCATGACAAAGACGCAGAGCACGAGAGGCTGCATTAGCCATGATGAAATCCGCGTCGAAGATGCGCCTCTTTGGGCGTAAAAACAACAAAGAACCGACATCATCCAAATCTGCTATTCCACTAAAGATGAAAAGACGAAGAACAAAAGATTCAGAAAGATTGAATTGTATCATCCGAAAACACAGAGCAGCGAATGTCTCGACGCTTCAGTGTTAAAGTGACCGTGTGAATGAAAGAGATATTCTGCAGAATGTGATGTCAGAAAGTGGAGGAGGATCTAAAAACGAGTGTTTAAAGCTGGAACATACTGACCAACAGCGGCACTTAGTGCATCAGAGAAATATTacactgaaaaatacagttgaagagaaacacaaaaacTATATGGACTGCGACCATTGTGGTATACATTTAGCGTTAAAACAGCTGAAATAGAGATACAAAAAATAGTTTGAAAGGAAATACCAAAATATATGATGAAAAGAAAatagtcaaaagcaaaacagaaaatataaaatagacTTTAAATTATGTAGGAACTATTCATTATGACTCACCCATGCGCGCGCACATACACGATAACATCCTCTTACCTGAATTGCTTGaaactggtaaaaaaaaaaatattttttaaagactaTGCATGTCATTTCCTATTAAATATTGAAAAGTTAAggttttaatatgaaaaagtgTGAAAAAATGTAGTCACCaacatgattaataaactacAGCTGCAGGTTTCTTTTTCTATAATtcgaaaaaaatatattgcacaTTAACAAAACTGAGGAAGTCAGAAAGaggaaaataataaataaaaaatacaccgAAGGCATATTCATAACCATTTACTCGAGCTCACCTGATCAAAAGAATCATCATtattcagtctctctctctgcgcatgcgtgagtgtgtgtgttccacTGGTGTCCAGACTAATGATGCTCTCACTGCAAGGTCTGGCGTATTTCAGATCACTCTTTCTGGAGTCAGTGGTTCTGCAAACCTCATAATTGTACACGTGCTGTAAAGTTCCTGTGCCGCCTACGTCTGCGTAAAGAGGCGGATAATACGGAATAACTGGAAGATTGGCTCCAGATTTATAAAACATGCGCTCGCGTCTCCATCTGTAGCATTTGACTGACAGTATGGCAATGATAGACACGATAAAGAGAAATGAAACCACAGCCAAGGCCAAGACCAGATAGAAAGTCAGGTTGTCGTTGTATTCCTTGTCGTGCGTAAAGT encodes:
- the LOC125275605 gene encoding LOW QUALITY PROTEIN: protocadherin gamma-A11-like (The sequence of the model RefSeq protein was modified relative to this genomic sequence to represent the inferred CDS: inserted 1 base in 1 codon); amino-acid sequence: MMSVLCCFYAQRGASSTRISSWLMQPLVLCVFVMAVARGQVRYSIPEEMTKGSLVGNIVQDLGLDVKRLKSGRARIFTEDSREYIGLNVDKGTLIVKERIDREELCAQVSPCSLHFQIILENPMELHRIDVEILDINDHAPVFKKKEITFQMSESALSGARYSIDSANDPDVGLNSLQTYKLTPSDHFTVKIPTHLDDTKYVEIILQKTLDRESMEEHKLILTAFDGGTPQKTGTIKINVIVLDANDNAPVFSQSVYRASIPENFSKGSTVLSVSATDGDIGSNGEIMYSFSQSSESSSGLFQIDSSSGDITVNGLLDFEKSKKYELSVEATDKGGLRDTTKVHIEITDINDNAPIISVISFSNPVPENSAPETVIAMLNVKDLDSGKNGIVKCFIPQNLPFKIKSSTPNFYSLVTDELLDREMISEYNITVTAIDEGSPSFSTNKTLTLKISDVNDNAPVFQRQSYTAYVMENNSPGLSVLSVKARDKDSGNNARISYFLEDVLVNGVSASTYISVNAESGDILAVRSFDYEQTKEFNIRVKAQDGGSPPLSSNVSVKIIIQDQNDNAPQVLYPVQSGANVVAEIVPRSADVGYLVTKVVAVDVDSGQNAWLSYKLHKATDRALFEVGLQNGEIRTVRQVTDKDAVKQRLTVVVEDNGQPSRSATVNVNVAVADSFPEVLTEFTDFTHDKEYNDNLTFYLVLALAVVSFLFIVSIIAILSVKCYRWRRERMFXQIWSESSGYSVLSASLRRRRRHRNFTARVQL